One genomic segment of Amycolatopsis sp. WQ 127309 includes these proteins:
- a CDS encoding SDR family oxidoreductase, translated as MPTTLITGAARGLGAAVARRLGAQGHRVIVNYRTSSAAAEDVVRDVERAGGMASSARADVTDATAVDTMVTGILAEHGRIDTVIVNANTAPPPFDPLAELSWTAFEAKVTGELAGAFHITKRVLEPMRAQGDGRLIYIGSTAADYVGEGRLAHGTAKSALTTFARHVAAECARDGVSVLVVAPGAVRTPATAGVLAGPRGADLARESVLGRVLEPEDVAAAVALAADPALRPATGTVLRVDGGWSVLVGGPVS; from the coding sequence GTGCCGACCACACTCATCACCGGGGCCGCCCGTGGGCTGGGCGCGGCCGTCGCCCGGCGGCTGGGCGCCCAAGGCCATCGCGTGATCGTCAACTACCGCACTTCTTCCGCCGCGGCGGAAGACGTCGTCCGGGACGTCGAACGCGCCGGTGGCATGGCGTCGAGCGCCCGGGCCGACGTCACCGACGCCACGGCCGTGGACACGATGGTGACCGGGATCCTCGCCGAGCACGGGAGAATCGACACCGTCATCGTCAACGCGAACACCGCCCCGCCCCCGTTCGACCCGCTGGCCGAGCTGTCGTGGACCGCCTTCGAGGCCAAGGTCACGGGCGAGCTCGCCGGCGCGTTCCACATCACGAAGCGAGTCCTCGAACCGATGCGCGCCCAGGGCGACGGCCGGCTGATCTACATCGGCAGCACCGCCGCGGACTACGTCGGCGAGGGCCGGTTGGCGCACGGAACCGCGAAATCCGCGTTGACCACCTTCGCCCGCCACGTCGCCGCGGAATGCGCGCGCGACGGCGTCAGCGTGCTGGTGGTCGCCCCCGGGGCCGTCCGAACCCCGGCCACCGCGGGCGTGCTGGCCGGGCCACGCGGTGCCGACCTCGCCCGGGAATCCGTGCTGGGTCGTGTTCTCGAACCCGAAGACGTCGCCGCCGCGGTGGCACTGGCCGCCGACCCAGCGCTCCGCCCGGCAACGGGGACCGTGCTCCGCGTCGACGGCGGCTGGTCCGTCCTCGTCGGCGGACCGGTGAGCTGA
- a CDS encoding anti-sigma factor antagonist, which translates to MVAADGDQVRPRDLLDVTSHDHDRAVLLTVSGEVDLLSGPILDEAITTALADRPPTLLVKTHRAAGDRTRVRVGAPELSVVQPTLQLTGMLLVLDVVPTRAAAVGR; encoded by the coding sequence ATGGTGGCCGCTGACGGTGACCAAGTCCGCCCCCGGGACCTGCTCGACGTGACCTCGCACGACCACGACCGCGCCGTGTTGCTGACCGTATCCGGCGAAGTCGACCTGCTGAGCGGCCCGATCCTGGACGAAGCGATCACCACGGCACTTGCCGACCGTCCACCCACGCTCCTGGTCAAGACCCACCGCGCGGCCGGTGACCGTACCCGGGTCCGCGTCGGGGCACCCGAGCTCAGCGTCGTCCAACCCACCTTGCAGCTGACTGGAATGCTCCTGGTCCTTGACGTGGTTCCGACCCGCGCCGCCGCGGTCGGCAGGTGA
- a CDS encoding P1 family peptidase: MAADTAGEHNALTDVPGIRVGHATRAGEGALTGTTVVLVPPGAVTAVDVRGGGPATRDTAALDPRHAAPQVGAITLTGGSAYGLAAVGGVLDWLAGHRPEATSVVPAAALFDLGRGGDFHARPHAELGAEAVRAAAAGAVEQGNVGAGTGAVSAQMKGGVGTASAVLPDGTVVAALAVLNSHHPAVDPVTGLPYGHSLGATTRRRGDSTVPWQEFDFTAPDEAALAVARERLEATTRERDTRTPLNTVIGVVATTASLEPGEAYRLAGAAQDGLAVAVRPAHGVADGDTVFAVSTGAASAGPSPELFAAASNAFARAIVHAVLAARSVSTGWGHIAAYEELYPGVVGAAR; encoded by the coding sequence ATGGCGGCTGACACCGCGGGCGAGCACAACGCACTGACCGACGTCCCGGGCATCCGCGTCGGGCACGCGACCCGCGCTGGAGAAGGGGCGTTGACCGGCACGACCGTCGTGCTGGTGCCTCCGGGCGCGGTCACCGCCGTCGACGTCCGCGGCGGTGGCCCGGCGACCCGCGACACCGCGGCGCTGGATCCGCGGCACGCGGCGCCTCAGGTCGGGGCGATCACCCTCACCGGCGGCAGCGCCTACGGCCTCGCCGCGGTCGGGGGAGTCCTGGACTGGCTGGCCGGGCACCGCCCCGAGGCGACGTCGGTGGTTCCCGCCGCGGCCCTGTTCGACCTCGGCCGCGGTGGGGACTTCCACGCCCGCCCCCACGCCGAACTCGGTGCCGAGGCCGTCCGGGCCGCCGCGGCCGGCGCCGTCGAGCAGGGGAACGTCGGCGCCGGGACCGGCGCCGTCAGCGCGCAGATGAAGGGCGGTGTCGGGACGGCGAGCGCGGTGCTGCCGGACGGCACGGTCGTCGCGGCGCTGGCCGTGCTGAACTCGCACCACCCCGCGGTGGATCCCGTGACCGGGCTGCCGTACGGGCACTCGCTGGGTGCGACCACGCGCCGGCGCGGGGACTCGACGGTTCCGTGGCAGGAGTTCGACTTCACCGCACCGGACGAGGCCGCTCTGGCTGTGGCGCGCGAGCGGCTCGAGGCCACCACACGTGAGCGTGACACCCGCACCCCGCTCAACACGGTGATCGGCGTGGTCGCCACCACCGCGTCCCTCGAACCCGGCGAGGCCTACCGCCTCGCGGGTGCGGCTCAGGACGGCTTGGCGGTGGCGGTCCGCCCCGCCCACGGCGTGGCCGACGGCGACACGGTGTTCGCGGTCTCGACCGGAGCGGCCTCGGCGGGCCCGAGCCCGGAGCTGTTCGCGGCGGCGTCGAACGCCTTCGCCCGAGCGATCGTCCACGCGGTGCTCGCGGCCCGTTCGGTCTCGACGGGCTGGGGCCACATCGCCGCCTACGAAGAGCTGTACCCGGGCGTGGTGGGCGCCGCCCGGTGA
- a CDS encoding helix-turn-helix domain-containing protein, producing the protein MTGDVFHKDCPAREVLGHLAGRWTILVLSALVAEPRRYHELRALVAGVSDKSLAATLRSLQQDGLVHREVGAGRPPSVTYSVTELGRGAATALNPLLDWIRANAAEITVRREE; encoded by the coding sequence GTGACGGGTGATGTGTTCCACAAGGACTGCCCGGCGCGCGAGGTGCTGGGCCACCTCGCCGGCCGCTGGACGATCCTCGTCCTTTCCGCGCTGGTGGCCGAACCACGCCGGTACCACGAACTGCGGGCTCTGGTCGCGGGTGTCAGCGACAAAAGCCTGGCGGCCACGCTGCGGTCCCTGCAGCAGGACGGCTTGGTGCACCGCGAAGTCGGCGCGGGCCGGCCGCCGTCGGTGACGTATTCGGTGACGGAGCTGGGCCGTGGCGCCGCGACGGCGTTGAACCCGTTGCTGGACTGGATTCGCGCGAACGCGGCGGAGATCACCGTGCGCCGCGAAGAATGA
- a CDS encoding ATP-binding protein — MSVPNPSPGPAGDPPPRSDDATALEDLQCSGVPADPGRLVLLREQLADWVLRAGLSEEIRERVLLATYEAMANVVVHAYREATGPLDLHATSRNGLITVSVTDYGRWQPVARPTPLHGRGLPLIRRLTSEASIDTTAAGTTVTMTFLRALPGDPRAAR; from the coding sequence GTGTCCGTCCCGAATCCATCCCCCGGCCCCGCCGGCGACCCGCCTCCTCGAAGTGATGACGCCACCGCCCTCGAAGACCTGCAGTGCAGCGGGGTCCCGGCAGATCCCGGGCGGCTGGTCCTGCTGCGTGAGCAGCTCGCCGACTGGGTCCTCCGGGCCGGGCTGAGCGAGGAGATCCGCGAACGGGTGCTGCTTGCGACGTACGAAGCAATGGCCAACGTGGTCGTCCACGCTTACCGCGAAGCGACCGGCCCCCTCGACCTGCACGCGACGAGCCGGAATGGCCTGATCACCGTCAGTGTCACCGACTACGGCCGGTGGCAGCCCGTCGCCCGGCCCACTCCGCTGCACGGCCGCGGGCTGCCGCTGATCCGCCGCCTGACCTCGGAAGCGTCTATCGACACGACCGCGGCCGGCACGACCGTCACCATGACTTTCCTCCGCGCGCTGCCCGGTGATCCCAGGGCGGCCAGATGA
- a CDS encoding LLM class flavin-dependent oxidoreductase, translating to MGREHAPLEYGLRVTTVVRDTTEQAWADAEAKVGRMANGAVARAPDWSAASGQRWLLDLSARGDVLDDNVYVAPGRFGGTGAGTTWLVGSAADVARSLWKYRALGITHFVLSDTPYLPEIERHGEQLLPLLRD from the coding sequence GTGGGGCGCGAACACGCGCCACTGGAGTACGGCCTGCGTGTCACCACGGTGGTTCGTGACACCACGGAACAGGCCTGGGCCGACGCCGAGGCCAAGGTCGGGCGCATGGCGAACGGTGCGGTCGCGCGCGCCCCCGACTGGTCCGCCGCTAGCGGGCAGCGGTGGCTGCTGGACCTGTCAGCACGAGGCGACGTGCTGGACGACAATGTCTACGTCGCCCCGGGTCGCTTCGGCGGCACCGGTGCCGGCACGACGTGGCTGGTCGGCTCGGCCGCCGATGTCGCCAGGTCGCTGTGGAAGTACCGGGCGCTCGGAATCACCCACTTCGTGCTGTCGGACACCCCGTACCTGCCTGAGATCGAGCGCCATGGCGAACAGCTCCTGCCACTGCTGCGCGACTGA
- a CDS encoding methyltransferase: MTSPGLILLSGLPATGRSTVAVPLARALTAAYLRIDTIGDAVGRAVARDQLGTGLGVVVEGVNPLKVTRDAWKAVGDRHAGWVLEVEFAGSGTGEQCPGREHEPWDRAHLVIDTAVTSVSGSVELILRHAYAAAGSPMPALSVAAGLATPMSLRVAATFRLADLAGEDGATAEALASAARVSESALRRLLDHLVTAGVFCFDSVSGRYLPTALGRQLRDDHPDGIRADLDVTTAIGRAELAFTELPETVVTGEPAYPRRYGRGFWADLEKRPRLQESFDTKMSRRFRIQAEQIARRFDWSRFGSVIDVGGGDGTLLSAVLHAHRGVRGRVLDLPPTAGSARERFAREGLDDRAEAVAGSFFDPLPSRADAYVLSDVLHDWSDDESRAILRGCARVARGGGVVIVIESLRTGVAGQVPTLRSICSC, translated from the coding sequence GTGACGTCGCCCGGCCTGATCCTCCTCAGCGGCCTGCCGGCCACGGGCAGGTCCACCGTGGCCGTTCCGCTGGCCCGTGCGCTGACGGCCGCGTACCTGCGGATCGACACGATCGGCGACGCCGTCGGTCGTGCGGTGGCGCGGGATCAGCTCGGCACCGGTCTCGGTGTCGTCGTCGAGGGCGTGAACCCGCTCAAGGTCACCAGGGACGCATGGAAGGCCGTCGGCGATCGCCACGCCGGCTGGGTGCTCGAGGTCGAGTTCGCCGGCTCCGGGACGGGCGAGCAGTGCCCCGGGCGCGAACACGAGCCGTGGGACCGGGCGCACCTGGTCATCGACACGGCGGTGACGAGCGTGTCCGGCAGTGTCGAACTGATCCTGCGGCACGCCTACGCCGCAGCCGGTTCCCCGATGCCCGCGTTGTCGGTCGCGGCCGGACTGGCCACCCCGATGTCCTTGCGCGTGGCCGCGACGTTCCGCCTCGCCGATCTGGCCGGTGAAGACGGCGCCACGGCCGAGGCGCTGGCGTCGGCCGCCAGGGTCTCGGAATCCGCGCTGCGCCGGCTGCTCGACCACCTGGTCACCGCCGGGGTGTTCTGCTTCGACAGCGTCTCCGGGCGGTACCTGCCCACGGCGCTGGGCCGGCAGCTGCGAGACGATCACCCGGACGGGATCCGGGCCGATCTGGACGTCACCACGGCGATCGGGCGGGCCGAACTGGCCTTCACCGAGCTGCCGGAGACGGTGGTCACCGGCGAGCCGGCCTATCCCCGCCGGTACGGGCGCGGATTCTGGGCCGACCTGGAGAAGCGCCCTCGGCTGCAGGAGTCGTTCGACACCAAGATGAGCAGGCGGTTCCGGATCCAGGCCGAGCAGATAGCACGTCGATTCGACTGGAGCCGGTTCGGTTCGGTGATCGACGTCGGCGGTGGTGACGGGACCTTGCTTTCCGCGGTCCTTCACGCTCATCGCGGCGTTCGCGGCCGGGTCCTGGATCTGCCGCCCACCGCCGGGAGTGCCCGGGAACGGTTCGCCAGGGAAGGGCTGGATGATCGGGCGGAAGCGGTGGCGGGAAGTTTCTTCGATCCGCTGCCCAGTCGTGCTGACGCGTACGTGCTCTCGGACGTGTTGCACGATTGGAGCGACGACGAGAGCCGGGCGATCCTGCGTGGCTGCGCCCGTGTCGCGCGGGGCGGTGGCGTTGTCATCGTGATCGAGAGCCTGCGAACGGGAGTCGCGGGGCAGGTCCCAACACTGCGCTCGATCTGTTCGTGCTGA
- a CDS encoding STAS domain-containing protein codes for MTFSLAVRADSSRDVLIAVSGDVVGVAPADLLARIVAVIELQHPETLRVSLAGVTALGSAGIHALLGGYTSAVENGTTYHVQHAIGPVRRILDLAGVREMLADSNDVGALLLAKLRLRDPVSPASDEAPPPWLEDF; via the coding sequence GTGACCTTCTCCTTGGCCGTCCGGGCCGACAGTTCCCGAGATGTGCTGATAGCCGTGTCAGGAGACGTTGTAGGTGTCGCGCCGGCCGACCTGCTGGCGCGGATAGTCGCCGTGATCGAGCTCCAGCACCCTGAAACGCTGCGAGTCAGCCTGGCCGGCGTCACCGCGCTCGGCTCCGCAGGCATTCACGCCCTTCTGGGCGGGTACACCAGCGCGGTCGAAAACGGCACGACCTATCACGTTCAGCACGCGATCGGCCCCGTGCGCCGGATACTCGACCTGGCCGGGGTCCGTGAAATGCTCGCCGACAGCAACGACGTCGGCGCCCTGCTCCTGGCCAAGCTCAGGCTCCGCGACCCGGTGTCACCAGCCAGTGACGAGGCCCCGCCGCCCTGGCTCGAAGACTTCTAG